The following is a genomic window from Dermatophilaceae bacterium Soc4.6.
CGGTGTCCGCGGACGGTACGGGGGTCGTGGCGCACGCGGGGAACGTCGCGACCCGCCTGATGGCCGACCGGGTCGGTCTGACCGGGGCGCTGTCCACGGCGATGGCGCGGCGGGGATTCACCCCGGGACACGACCGCGGGAGGGTCCTGGCCGACGTGGCCGTGCTCATCGCGGGTGGTGGGGAAGCGATCGCGGACATCAACACCCTGCGCCACCAACGCGACGCCCTCGGGTCGGTCGCGTCGGCCCCGACGGTGTGGCGCACCTTGAAAGGTCTGACCCCGGCTGTCGCGAAGCGGATCGACCAGGCGAGGGCGAAGGTCCGCGCGCACGTGTGGTCCCAGCTGCCGGGCGGGGTGCCTTCGTCCAAGGTCGCGGACAGCGACCTGGGTGACGTCGTGGTCCTCGACGTCGACGCCACGTTGGTCACGGCGCACTCAACTGGTATTGGCACAGGTTGCTAGGCCCCCAAAGGTGTTGCGACCTGCGGCGATGGGGCTGTTGATGGTTCTGCGATGTTCAAGGCTCGGTCTCGGTATGTAAGGTGACACCTTCGGATACAAACCAGGAAGAAGGTGTGTGTGGTCACTGACGGTCTCCGCCTCCTGCGTGGAGGTGCGCCGACCGCACCGGTCGCGGGGCCGCAGGTCGACCCGGTGGCTTTCCAGGACGCGTGCCTGCGCTCGTTCGAGGCCTCACAGGTGGCTCGGGGTTTCGCGCAAACGACCATGGACAACGGTGCCGGCGTCCTCGAGCGGTTCCTCGTCTCGTGCGGCCGACCAGCGTGGGAGGTCACCCGTGAGGATGTCGACCGGGTGGTGGCCGGGCTGGTGGGGCAGGGCCTGTCGGCGGCGACCCGCCGCGGCTACGTCCAAACCTTCAAGGGCTTCCACGCCTACCTGACGGCGCGCAAGTCCAGCGAGATCGAGGCGGCCTTCGGGATCCGGATTGTCGACCCGGTCGACGAGTTCAACGCCGCCCGGCATGTCGACTCGAGCTCGCCGTCCGCGACGGCACCTCCGGACCCGCAGCGGATGGAGGAGTTCTTCGACTTCCTCAAGGACCGCGTCGCGGGAGCCCGTAAGTACACGGCCGCCGGCCGCGACTACGCCCTGTTCCGGACCCTGTACCTCGCGGGGCTGCGAGCCGAGGAGACGGCGTCGTTGGACCGCGCCGACGTGCACTTCGGCCGCGGGCCCTTCGGGAAGATCCATGTCCGCTTCGGCAAGGGCGCCAAGACCTCCGGCCCGCGGCCACGCTGGGTTCCGATGCTGGACGGGCTCGACCTCATCCTCGGCTGGTATCTGCAGGACATCGCCCCTCGTCTGGGCGATGGGCCGGCACTGTTCTGCGACGAGGGGGGCGGGCGGATCCACCGCGGCACGATCCGCAACCGTCTGGCCCACCTGCTGGACCTGGAGCAGCAAGCCCGCGGTGACGCCCGCCCAGGCGCACCGGCCCTCGTGCGGTTCAGCCCCCACACCCTGCGTCACGCCTGCGCCACGCGCAACTACGAGCGGGGCGTCGACCTCGTCGCGATCCAGCAGATGCTCGGGCACTGGCACGTCGGGACGACGATGCGTTACGTCACTCCCTCGGCCACGTTCATCGAGGACGCCTACCGTCGCGCGATCTCGGGCACACTGTCGGAGCTGACCGGCCAGGACGACGCTGCCCAGCACGTTTCGGCTGTGGAAGGGTCTGGGCCGGGAAGGTCTGGGCTGGAAGGGGATCCGGATGCACATTAGGTGGCGGCTGCGGATGGCCGCGGCGCAGCGGGAGGTCTGGACCGGGGCGCAGCTTCGGCGGCTGCTGGCGGAGCGTGCCGGGCTGCACCTGTCCGCGGCGTCGGTCTCCGCGTTGTTCAGCAAGCAGCCCAGCCAGGTCAAGCTCGAGACCCTGGCGGCGCTGTGCACGGCGCTGGAGTGCACCCCCAACGACCTGATCGAGGTCGACACCACCCCCGTCGCCCAGGCGCCGGCGGCCCCGAAACCTGCCTCGAAGAAAGCCGAACCGAAAGTCGCCCGCGGCCGGTCCATGCCGCCGCTATGAGCAGGTACCGCACCTGTGCGGACTGTCCCGCGCCGGTGAAGCTCCGGCACCGGATCCGGTGCCACACCTGCCACCGCCGCACCGAACGCGCCGCCCTCAAACGAGAGTGCGTGACCTGTGGACGGGCACGCCACCTAGGCGAGGGCGACCGCTGCGCCGGGTGCCTGCGCGCCGCCCGCCCACCCCGGCCACCCAAGACCAGCGTCTGCCGTCGCTGCGGGCAGCAGCGACGCAACGTCGGTCACGGACTGTGTAACCGGTGCGCCCAAGCCGACCCCGACCGGCCCTTCCGCTACGCCGCGTCGATGGCGACCCGACTGGAAACCCGGCTCGCGGCCGTGCCGCCATGGTGGCCCTCGTTGGCCGTCTTCGCGGCGGCCCGGTTCCACCCCGGTGGGGCCGTCACGGTCCTGCGTGAGACCGGGCGACTACTGCTCGCCGACCCGGCCCTCGGCCCGCACCAGCTGATGAACCTGGCCCCACCGCAGCTGAGCTCGACGACCGTCAGGGTGCTGACCGCGTACTTCACCGACCGCGGGCTGGCCCTACCGCCCGATGCCCCGCAGCAGCGTGCGGCAGCCCGACGGGCCCAGCACCTCGCGGACATCGACGTCCCCCTGCGCGAGGCCGTCGCCGCGTTTAACGACACTCAGATGAACGAGCAGGACCGGCGCCGCCGCACCGGGCGGCACACTCTGAGCGACGTCACCCTCGAGACCCGGCTGCGGATCGTCAAAGCCCTCGCCCGCCACCTGCTGCGGACCCGCACTGTGACCGGCTGGGCCGAGGTCACCACGCAAGACCTCGAGTCCTTCCTCGCCCGCACGCCCGCTGCGCGACACCAACAGACCTACGTCCTGCGCCGGTTCTTCACCTGGGCCAAGGCCCACAAGATCGTCCTGACCGACGCCACTCGACCGCTGGCCCTCGGAGCGCAACCCGCGTTCACCGGCACCGTCCTCGAGGTCGGAACCCAACGAGCACTGTTCGCCCGCTGGACCCTCGAAACGACCCCACCCAGCGAACGTCTCGTCGGGCTCCTCGCCCTGCTGCACGCGGCGTCCAACGCGGAGATCCGTCTCCTAACCCTCACCGACATCGACCACACCCAGCGCACCGTGACACTGCTGCGTCGACCGTTCCCCACCCCGCTCGACCCGCCCACCTGGGCCGCACTGCAGGCCTGCCTCACCGAGCGAGAGGCCACCGCCACCCTCAACCCCCACGTCATCGTCACCCGGATCACCGCCAGCCGCGACACCCCCGCCGCCAGCAGCTACCTGACCCGCCTCCTGTCCCAAGCCGGGACCACCCCCGCCGCCTGCCGACAAACCCGGCTCACCGAACTCGTCAACGACCTCGACCCCAAGCTCACCGCAGCCGCCCTCGGCATGAACGGCACCGGCATCGCCCGATACGCCGCCGACAACGTCGCCCGCGACCGCCTCCACCGCCATACCACCAACCCGGCTTGACCCATCGCGGCGAACCCGGGCACTGCAGGCAGCACCTTGCACACCTTGGAACGAACGTGGGCGAGTTGGAGAAGGAAGGAGCGACCTCCACGTTCAAGCGAGGGTTCGGCTACCACCCGATCAGTGTCTGGTGCGACAACACCCAGGAGTCGCTGGCGTTGATGCTGCGCGAGGGCAGGGCCGGCTCGAACACCGTCGCGGATCACGTCGCGGTGTTGACCACGGCCATCGCGCAGGTCCCTGCGGCCCATCGGAAGAAGCTGCTGATCCGCGCCGATGGTGCCGGCGCGTCCCACGGGCTGCTCGAGTGGTTGACCGAGCTGAACGCGAAACGCGGTCGCACGGTGGAGTACTCGGTCGGGTTCGCCGTCACCGACAAGGTCCGCACCGCCATCGGACAGGTCCCCGAGGCTGCGTGGGCGCCCGCGGTCGACCCTGAGGGCGAGGCCCGACTCAACGGTGACGTGGTGGAGATCACCGGGATGCTCGACCTGACGAAGTGGCCCGATGGGATGCGGGTCATCATCCGCCGTGAGCACCCCCACCCCGGCGCCGCGCTGTCGCTGTTCGAGGAGGAGAACGGGTGGCGCTATCAAGCCGTTGCTTCCAATACCCCTCTCGCTGCGGGCGGTCAAGTGTCGTTCCTCGAGGCCCGTCATCGGGCGCACGCCCGGATCGAGACTCGGATCCGGCACGCCAAGGACTGCGGCATCGGCCGGTTCCCCTCCCGCGAGTTCGCGATCAACCAGGCCTGGCTCCTCGCGACCTCGATCGCGGCTGACCTCATCGCGTGGCTACGGCTGCTCGCCC
Proteins encoded in this region:
- a CDS encoding helix-turn-helix transcriptional regulator — its product is MAAAQREVWTGAQLRRLLAERAGLHLSAASVSALFSKQPSQVKLETLAALCTALECTPNDLIEVDTTPVAQAPAAPKPASKKAEPKVARGRSMPPL
- a CDS encoding IS1380 family transposase — encoded protein: MGELEKEGATSTFKRGFGYHPISVWCDNTQESLALMLREGRAGSNTVADHVAVLTTAIAQVPAAHRKKLLIRADGAGASHGLLEWLTELNAKRGRTVEYSVGFAVTDKVRTAIGQVPEAAWAPAVDPEGEARLNGDVVEITGMLDLTKWPDGMRVIIRREHPHPGAALSLFEEENGWRYQAVASNTPLAAGGQVSFLEARHRAHARIETRIRHAKDCGIGRFPSREFAINQAWLLATSIAADLIAWLRLLALPPTLKACEPKALRYRLLHVPARLTHGARQRRLRFPATWPWAHDVLAVFTALGRLTPLRT
- a CDS encoding transposase; protein product: MKRTTAAATKKATRRASRKKARAAGGSKASRWSAGLAVSADGTGVVAHAGNVATRLMADRVGLTGALSTAMARRGFTPGHDRGRVLADVAVLIAGGGEAIADINTLRHQRDALGSVASAPTVWRTLKGLTPAVAKRIDQARAKVRAHVWSQLPGGVPSSKVADSDLGDVVVLDVDATLVTAHSTGIGTGC
- a CDS encoding tyrosine-type recombinase/integrase — its product is MVTDGLRLLRGGAPTAPVAGPQVDPVAFQDACLRSFEASQVARGFAQTTMDNGAGVLERFLVSCGRPAWEVTREDVDRVVAGLVGQGLSAATRRGYVQTFKGFHAYLTARKSSEIEAAFGIRIVDPVDEFNAARHVDSSSPSATAPPDPQRMEEFFDFLKDRVAGARKYTAAGRDYALFRTLYLAGLRAEETASLDRADVHFGRGPFGKIHVRFGKGAKTSGPRPRWVPMLDGLDLILGWYLQDIAPRLGDGPALFCDEGGGRIHRGTIRNRLAHLLDLEQQARGDARPGAPALVRFSPHTLRHACATRNYERGVDLVAIQQMLGHWHVGTTMRYVTPSATFIEDAYRRAISGTLSELTGQDDAAQHVSAVEGSGPGRSGLEGDPDAH